A single window of Archangium lipolyticum DNA harbors:
- a CDS encoding sensor histidine kinase — protein MATQETPDETGPEYRASRLEAELQRTQAQLERRNRQLELLMLAARDLNSSLHDLDIMRRLVWTAMELVDATEGLWGRLIDGRMVMMESLWREGRAIEPRHVVFEPNVGVPGHVMVTGEPYVSNDAANDEHVLSQLQKTRGFYNLIDLPLFARSGELLGCFELHNKKDHQPFTQEDLELLKALRSLAGVALENARLFDTVQSERRTLETIVHQMPAGFILASAPSGRILYSNQESEHLLGHPEFLPKSQEQYSQWGAVHPDLTPYAPEEYPLARALRDGETLKDEEVLYRRSDGTLAHLSFTAAPIRDAQGRITEAVSVFTDISGRKRAERKLEESENKFRRIFESNLIGIVFGDIQGHLYDVNDYYASLIGVRREEVLAGKVRWDLITPPEDLEKDRAAAREMLESPEGVCTPYEKRYILPDGRVVWILLGCAFTDADRCKNVAFVIDITQNKESEDLLARSLASEQLAREEAETVLSQLRVERNLREQFVSALSHDLRTPLTAAKMSAQLIPRQPNLPDKVYSLAARVRHNIDRADQMITDLLDANRIRAGQGLPIEPAPCELWQVVADTLEELSTVHGDRFLLRGEERLQGDWDARALRRLVENLCGNAIKYGDPSRQVTVSLTQDGDLLELAVHNWGNPIPPGEQEQLFNYFTRTKSAETSGQKGWGIGLTLVRGVAEAHGGSVRVESTREKGTTFRVFLPRMAKSPG, from the coding sequence ATGGCCACCCAGGAGACTCCAGACGAGACGGGGCCCGAGTACCGCGCCTCCCGGCTCGAAGCGGAACTCCAGCGAACCCAGGCGCAGCTCGAGCGCCGCAACCGGCAGCTCGAGCTCCTGATGCTCGCCGCGCGGGACCTCAACTCGAGCCTTCATGACCTGGACATCATGCGGCGGCTCGTCTGGACGGCCATGGAGCTGGTGGACGCAACCGAAGGCCTCTGGGGACGGCTGATCGACGGCCGCATGGTCATGATGGAGTCCCTGTGGCGAGAGGGGCGGGCCATCGAACCCCGCCACGTCGTCTTCGAGCCGAATGTGGGGGTTCCCGGCCACGTGATGGTCACTGGAGAGCCCTACGTCTCGAACGATGCGGCCAATGATGAGCATGTCCTGTCACAGCTCCAGAAGACCCGGGGCTTCTACAACCTCATCGACCTGCCCCTCTTCGCCCGCTCCGGGGAACTGCTGGGTTGCTTCGAGCTCCACAACAAGAAGGACCACCAGCCCTTTACCCAGGAGGACCTGGAGCTCCTCAAGGCACTGAGATCCCTTGCCGGAGTGGCCCTGGAGAACGCGCGCCTCTTCGACACGGTCCAATCCGAGCGCAGGACCCTGGAGACGATCGTGCACCAGATGCCAGCGGGCTTCATCCTCGCCTCGGCTCCATCGGGAAGGATCCTCTACTCCAATCAGGAATCGGAGCACCTCCTGGGACATCCGGAGTTTCTGCCCAAGAGCCAGGAGCAGTACTCCCAGTGGGGAGCCGTTCATCCAGATCTCACTCCCTACGCGCCCGAGGAGTATCCGCTGGCCCGGGCCCTTCGTGATGGCGAGACCCTCAAGGACGAGGAGGTGCTGTACCGCAGGAGCGACGGAACACTCGCCCATCTCTCCTTCACGGCGGCACCGATCCGCGATGCCCAGGGCCGGATCACCGAGGCCGTCAGTGTCTTCACCGACATCTCGGGACGCAAGCGGGCCGAGCGGAAGCTCGAGGAGAGCGAGAACAAGTTCCGGCGGATCTTCGAGTCCAACCTGATCGGCATCGTCTTCGGTGACATCCAGGGGCACCTCTACGACGTGAACGATTACTACGCCAGTCTCATCGGCGTTCGGCGGGAGGAGGTTCTCGCGGGCAAGGTCCGCTGGGATCTCATCACGCCGCCAGAGGATCTGGAGAAGGACAGGGCCGCGGCGCGGGAGATGCTCGAATCACCGGAGGGAGTCTGTACCCCCTACGAGAAGCGCTACATCCTTCCGGACGGCCGCGTCGTGTGGATCCTCCTGGGGTGTGCCTTTACCGATGCGGACCGGTGCAAGAACGTCGCCTTCGTCATCGACATCACTCAAAACAAGGAGTCCGAGGACCTGCTCGCGAGGAGCCTCGCCAGTGAGCAGCTGGCCCGGGAAGAGGCGGAGACCGTCCTGTCGCAGCTCCGGGTCGAGAGGAACCTGCGCGAGCAGTTCGTGTCGGCCCTCAGTCATGATCTCCGCACGCCTCTGACCGCGGCGAAGATGAGTGCCCAGCTCATTCCCCGCCAGCCGAACCTGCCTGACAAGGTCTACTCACTGGCCGCCCGGGTGAGACACAACATCGACCGCGCGGACCAGATGATCACCGACCTCCTGGATGCGAACCGCATCCGGGCGGGTCAGGGACTGCCCATCGAGCCGGCTCCATGTGAGCTCTGGCAGGTGGTGGCTGACACGTTGGAGGAACTCTCGACCGTTCACGGAGATCGGTTCCTCCTTCGTGGAGAGGAGCGGCTCCAGGGCGACTGGGATGCGCGGGCCCTGCGCAGGCTCGTCGAGAACCTCTGCGGCAATGCGATCAAGTACGGAGACCCGTCGCGGCAGGTGACCGTGAGCCTGACGCAGGACGGCGACTTGTTGGAGCTGGCCGTCCATAATTGGGGAAACCCCATCCCCCCCGGGGAGCAGGAGCAACTCTTCAACTACTTCACCCGGACGAAGAGCGCGGAGACCAGCGGACAGAAGGGCTGGGGCATCGGGCTGACACTCGTGAGGGGAGTCGCCGAGGCGCATGGCGGAAGCGTCCGCGTGGAGAGCACCCGGGAGAAGGGGACGACCTTCCGCGTCTTCCTCCCCAGGATGGCGAAGTCTCCGGGGTGA
- a CDS encoding C1 family peptidase, protein MLRTRDGRERILDVRPDTPDFRDGLYEPSLVEVPPVRTLEEYRAFRVPILDQRTDGACTGFGLATVANYLLRRLAGKRSKGSRATPPRVSPRMLFEMARRYDDWPGEDYNGSSCRGAVKGWHKHGVCEEQKWKHIEGKDSHVLTEERASDAMRHPLGAYFRVNHKDLVAMHSALAEVGILFASCEVHEGWKDVGRSGRIPRRPNIVGGHAFAIVGYDEEGFWIQNSWGRDYGKGGFCHLSYDDWLANGSDVWVARLGVPISRKAAERTTRRTRAPAAGGFEGYAFADLRPHIISIGNEGLLRESGTYGTSHDEVRQIIEHDIPRITRGWSRKRILLYAHGGLVDESAGVQRVALHREKLLREEIYPLEFIWKSDFWTTLGNILQDARGRRSPDTLSAGLKALMEDRIDDMLEPLARALGGRAQWEEMKENALLATRSEKGGARFVAGCLAGLGARNPSLELHVIGHSAGSVFHAPLVQLLASRGRISQGPMRGETGHGLGIASCSLWAPACTVALFKESYLPLIQSGDIGRFSVFTLTEDAERDDTCAGLYRKSLLYLVSNAFEPTPRIPRRRSRGQPLLGMATFIQEEPSLRTLFQGKARWVLSPNEAVLGTQGASRARSHGGFDDDDATLRSTIAHILNT, encoded by the coding sequence ATGCTCAGGACACGTGACGGTCGCGAGCGGATCCTCGACGTCCGCCCGGACACCCCCGATTTCAGAGACGGGCTCTACGAGCCGTCTCTCGTCGAGGTGCCCCCGGTGCGGACGCTCGAGGAGTACCGGGCGTTCAGGGTGCCCATCCTGGACCAGCGCACGGATGGGGCCTGCACGGGTTTCGGTCTGGCCACGGTCGCCAACTACCTGCTGCGCAGGTTGGCCGGCAAGCGTAGCAAGGGCTCCCGGGCGACACCTCCGCGTGTGAGCCCGCGGATGCTCTTCGAAATGGCCCGGAGGTACGACGACTGGCCGGGGGAGGACTACAACGGCTCCAGCTGCCGTGGGGCGGTGAAGGGCTGGCACAAGCACGGGGTCTGCGAGGAGCAGAAGTGGAAGCACATCGAGGGCAAGGACTCCCATGTCCTGACGGAGGAGCGTGCGAGCGACGCCATGCGGCACCCGCTGGGCGCCTATTTCCGCGTCAACCACAAGGACCTGGTCGCCATGCACAGCGCGCTCGCGGAGGTGGGCATCCTCTTCGCCTCCTGCGAGGTGCACGAGGGCTGGAAGGATGTCGGCCGCAGTGGCCGCATCCCGCGCCGCCCCAACATCGTGGGCGGACACGCATTCGCCATCGTCGGCTATGACGAGGAGGGGTTCTGGATCCAGAACTCCTGGGGCAGGGACTACGGCAAGGGAGGGTTCTGCCACCTCTCCTATGACGATTGGCTGGCCAACGGCTCGGACGTGTGGGTGGCACGGCTGGGAGTGCCGATCAGCCGGAAGGCCGCGGAGCGCACCACCCGGAGGACACGGGCTCCCGCGGCCGGGGGTTTCGAGGGCTACGCCTTCGCCGACCTGCGCCCGCACATCATCAGCATCGGCAACGAAGGCCTCCTGCGAGAGTCAGGCACCTACGGGACGAGCCATGACGAAGTCCGGCAGATCATCGAGCACGACATTCCTCGCATCACCCGGGGCTGGTCCAGGAAGAGGATCTTGCTCTACGCGCACGGCGGGCTGGTGGACGAGTCCGCGGGCGTGCAGCGGGTCGCGCTCCATCGGGAGAAGCTGCTGCGGGAGGAGATCTACCCGCTGGAGTTCATCTGGAAGAGCGACTTCTGGACGACGCTGGGCAACATCCTCCAGGACGCGCGCGGACGGCGGTCTCCCGACACCCTGTCAGCCGGGCTGAAGGCGCTCATGGAGGACCGGATCGACGACATGCTCGAACCGCTGGCGCGGGCGCTCGGAGGGCGGGCGCAGTGGGAGGAGATGAAGGAGAACGCCCTGTTGGCGACGCGGTCGGAGAAGGGCGGAGCCCGGTTCGTCGCCGGATGCCTGGCCGGGCTGGGCGCGAGGAATCCCTCGCTCGAGCTCCACGTCATCGGGCACAGCGCGGGTTCCGTCTTCCATGCTCCACTCGTGCAACTCCTGGCGAGCCGGGGGCGGATCTCCCAGGGACCGATGCGGGGAGAGACGGGTCATGGGTTGGGGATTGCTTCCTGCTCGCTCTGGGCCCCCGCCTGCACCGTCGCCCTCTTCAAGGAGAGCTACCTGCCGCTCATCCAGAGTGGAGACATCGGCCGGTTCTCGGTGTTCACCCTCACAGAGGACGCCGAGCGCGACGACACCTGCGCGGGCCTCTACCGCAAGTCGCTGCTGTACCTGGTCTCCAATGCCTTCGAGCCGACTCCGCGCATTCCACGACGCCGCTCCAGGGGTCAGCCGTTGCTGGGCATGGCGACGTTCATCCAGGAGGAGCCGTCGCTCAGAACGCTCTTCCAGGGCAAGGCCCGATGGGTCCTCTCGCCCAATGAAGCGGTGCTTGGAACGCAAGGCGCTTCGCGCGCCAGGAGCCATGGGGGGTTCGATGATGACGACGCAACGCTTCGCTCGACGATCGCGCACATCCTGAACACCTGA
- a CDS encoding glutathione S-transferase family protein yields MITVTAFRWVPPFAQGLVRDLRVRWALEEAGRSYQERLIGPEDQTSEAYRRLQPFGQVPVYEEDGLTLFESGAIVLHIAESSQVLMPSEPAARARTITWMFAALNSIEPHIQNLATIDLFSANEEWAKLRRPGALKMVEKKLDELVTWLDGREWLEDRFTAGDLLMTSVLRILRHTELVTARQALEAYRLRGEARPAFQKALADQLAPFAKNAPPRA; encoded by the coding sequence ATGATCACCGTGACCGCATTTCGCTGGGTGCCGCCTTTCGCACAGGGGCTCGTGAGGGATCTTCGGGTGCGCTGGGCGCTGGAAGAGGCGGGGCGCAGCTATCAGGAGCGGCTGATCGGGCCGGAGGACCAGACCTCCGAGGCCTATCGCCGCCTCCAGCCCTTCGGCCAGGTGCCGGTCTACGAGGAAGATGGCCTGACGCTGTTCGAATCCGGTGCCATCGTGCTGCACATCGCGGAATCGTCGCAGGTGCTGATGCCGTCCGAGCCCGCCGCCCGGGCGCGCACCATCACGTGGATGTTCGCGGCGCTGAACTCGATCGAGCCGCATATCCAGAACCTCGCCACCATCGACCTCTTCTCAGCGAATGAGGAATGGGCGAAGTTGCGCCGCCCGGGCGCGCTCAAGATGGTCGAGAAAAAGCTCGACGAGCTCGTTACCTGGCTGGACGGCCGGGAGTGGCTCGAGGACCGGTTCACCGCCGGCGACCTCCTCATGACGAGCGTGCTCCGCATCCTGCGCCACACCGAGCTGGTCACCGCGCGCCAGGCGCTCGAGGCCTACCGCCTCCGCGGCGAGGCGCGGCCGGCCTTCCAGAAGGCGCTGGCCGACCAGCTGGCGCCGTTCGCGAAGAATGCGCCTCCGAGGGCATGA
- a CDS encoding phytase — translation MSGKRRVVGGASLALVLIPLASVAEPPVIPPRAETPVLHGYDEAPRTPDADDPAIWVHPSRPERGLVIGVLKEAGLQVYDLDGRVVQTVLPPNRPALSAEDPSVPGPRPDAETSACPESESGETFGRFNNVDIQYGFPLRGADGRVRKVDLAVVTDRGCDRLRIYAIDPGRANGPLFDVTARTAERVFPSRYVQPSPFQPTGEPVGSQPNPLDDQNTAYGLGLYHDPSDRFHAFVTQRSRSVVAWLELYEAGAEQVGYRKVREFRFDPRFSIPRPSGGGHLSWSPCREEPADDPQFEGLVVDQQEGILYAAQEVVGLWKVPLSASLPRVVDVPPSRLIEPVKSFGASYWAVPDDGEYACELEAPAPAPEGTIAVPGNPAVGGKHLEADVEGLALYYAEEEEGYLVVSSQGDDTLHLYDREGGWTRERGNRHLGSFRVEGVGETDGHDVVNVPMGASFPRGLVVLQTGKAPPPPSTEPANGYEYDGSTQFKLVRWDDIAEAVPPGFKVDTDDYDPRDPHDD, via the coding sequence ATGTCCGGAAAGCGTCGTGTCGTTGGAGGCGCCTCACTGGCGCTCGTGCTGATTCCGCTCGCATCGGTCGCCGAGCCGCCCGTCATTCCTCCGCGTGCGGAGACTCCCGTGTTGCACGGGTACGACGAAGCACCGCGTACCCCGGACGCGGATGACCCGGCCATCTGGGTCCACCCGAGCCGTCCGGAGCGGGGCCTCGTCATCGGCGTGCTCAAGGAGGCTGGCCTGCAGGTCTACGACCTGGATGGGCGGGTGGTGCAGACCGTGCTCCCGCCGAACCGTCCAGCGCTCTCGGCCGAGGATCCCTCGGTTCCCGGGCCGCGGCCCGATGCGGAGACCTCCGCGTGCCCGGAGAGCGAGAGCGGCGAGACGTTCGGGCGCTTCAACAACGTGGACATCCAGTACGGCTTTCCGTTGCGTGGCGCGGATGGTCGGGTCCGGAAGGTGGATCTCGCGGTGGTGACGGACCGCGGTTGTGACCGGCTCCGCATCTATGCCATCGACCCCGGGCGCGCGAACGGACCGCTCTTCGATGTCACGGCGCGCACGGCGGAGCGCGTCTTTCCTTCGCGGTATGTGCAGCCTTCTCCCTTCCAGCCCACGGGAGAGCCGGTGGGCTCGCAACCGAATCCGCTGGATGACCAGAACACGGCCTACGGACTCGGGCTCTACCACGACCCGTCCGACCGCTTTCATGCGTTCGTGACGCAGCGCAGCCGCAGTGTGGTGGCCTGGCTCGAGTTGTACGAGGCCGGCGCGGAGCAGGTGGGCTACCGGAAGGTGCGCGAGTTCCGTTTCGACCCGCGCTTCTCCATTCCCAGGCCGTCCGGCGGCGGACACCTGTCGTGGTCGCCGTGCCGGGAGGAGCCGGCGGACGATCCGCAGTTCGAAGGGCTCGTGGTGGACCAGCAGGAGGGCATTCTCTACGCGGCGCAGGAGGTGGTGGGGCTGTGGAAGGTGCCGCTGAGCGCGTCGCTCCCGCGTGTGGTGGACGTCCCTCCGAGCCGCCTCATCGAGCCGGTGAAGTCGTTCGGGGCCTCGTACTGGGCCGTCCCGGATGATGGCGAATACGCCTGTGAGCTGGAGGCTCCGGCCCCAGCGCCCGAGGGAACCATCGCCGTGCCGGGCAACCCCGCCGTGGGTGGCAAGCACCTGGAGGCGGATGTCGAGGGGCTTGCGCTGTACTACGCGGAAGAAGAGGAGGGTTATCTCGTCGTCTCCAGCCAGGGCGACGACACGCTCCACCTCTATGACCGTGAGGGGGGATGGACGCGTGAGCGCGGCAACCGCCATCTCGGAAGCTTCCGTGTGGAGGGCGTGGGCGAGACGGATGGCCATGACGTGGTGAACGTCCCCATGGGCGCCTCCTTCCCGAGGGGGCTCGTGGTCCTCCAGACGGGCAAGGCCCCGCCACCGCCGAGCACCGAGCCGGCGAATGGTTATGAGTACGACGGCTCGACGCAGTTCAAGCTCGTGCGCTGGGACGACATCGCGGAGGCGGTCCCTCCTGGCTTCAAGGTGGACACGGACGATTACGACCCACGTGACCCGCACGACGATTGA
- a CDS encoding protein kinase domain-containing protein, translating to MSEVHIPEVEQQFLPEYDASLADEEHEDFEDSLLGAVSRSDEWPLRVPVPGQRLGGPDGQRFEIIEELGGGAMGRVFRAWDEELQRGVALKFLLPREAPAGEAPATRLKQEARAVARLDHENIVRVFDVAEWSGAPWEPRVPFIVMECLEGESLSSLLGRERPDLHRTLGIMSAVAAGLAHAHAHQVIHRDLKPSNVIITREGCVKLLDFGLAYLVAPRSPLVPFLPTAGTPAYMAPEQWRGEPQDERTDLWAAGVMLYELLTGELPFAMVSLEEMRARVLSAEPVPSVRTRRPEVPEEVARLVASLLTKDPGQRLHSAARLRERLHALEEELGPWREPTRPVLPQRRHVTLVSLQLSGLAGQLDPEDAGELQAAFHQACAELLREQEGTVALSVGDEVLACFGYPTAREDDSVRAVHAALHLTQALPERLPQLARFGLSVSAGIHTDLVVFDGGSLQGEAPRVATWLARRAGPGAVVLGDATWKLVRGAFDTESLGRHAVEALSGSLCVEPRRVLREHRSVCRFERALSAGLSPLVGREHELEKLRALWERARWGAGAFVLISGEAGVGKSRLTQELHDELPLGSSHRLLCQCWSQLSHTAFHPLIEMLRRFFQLEPETSAPEGPHGLEARLAGLGVEPEHVKRLAELLAHPVAENTPVALVSALEQQRERKRMMNEALLALLLRLAEPRPVLLIVEDLHWADPSTLELLGLLREHVHEARMLVLLTTRPEPLPSWPPRPWSHRLVLDRLRTAHTETLVRWMAGNRELPEETVHQLAARTDGVPLFVEELTRMVLEQGASTSLSSIPATLHELLLARLDALPPRQKSLAQLCAVVGRDFDLALLSRVSARDEDSLRRGLEELVSARLLRRREEGDGAGYQFRHALLQEAAYQSLPRGLRRQHHRRIAQALLEHFPARVESRPEVLAHHRTEAGDTVAAIQAWKQAAQLAILRPASAEALSHLKQAMRLIQGLPDTPERRAGELELLNALGMMLIDTQGFGSPELERTYARGLELHRQMEQETPQHVILWMGLCNYFLIRAEYQKAAELAEQLVAPGPSRREPLLLAQGHRALGLTAMLRGITHVALEHFGRQKQLLESSEGLRVDFIQDIWVDQKVDAWLQLSLTHALRGELRESRRYGHEVLELTREGRCPSTTVAYGLTMMAVICQWRRETRSALELAEKGFAILGVNAFRPMHAFAKGARGWALTRMGREQEGFEELRRSVELARVVGVRVILPYVLGLLTEAHLRQGQPREGLATVDEAFREVEEIGEHFFAPELHRLRGELLRASGREDEALRCFLRARALAHRHEAGLRLFELRATVSLGRQMRELGCPERARRRLARILAHLEPDPDSVDQREARELLGAP from the coding sequence ATGTCTGAGGTTCACATCCCGGAGGTCGAACAGCAGTTCCTTCCCGAGTACGACGCCTCCCTCGCGGACGAGGAGCACGAAGACTTCGAGGACTCGCTCCTGGGAGCGGTATCCCGGAGCGACGAATGGCCCTTGCGCGTGCCCGTTCCCGGACAGCGGTTGGGTGGCCCGGATGGCCAGCGATTCGAGATCATCGAGGAGCTGGGGGGAGGGGCGATGGGACGGGTGTTCCGCGCCTGGGACGAGGAGCTGCAGCGCGGGGTGGCGCTCAAGTTCCTGCTCCCGCGCGAGGCTCCGGCCGGGGAGGCGCCCGCCACGCGGCTGAAGCAGGAGGCCAGGGCCGTGGCGCGGCTCGACCACGAGAACATCGTCCGTGTCTTCGACGTGGCCGAGTGGAGTGGGGCGCCCTGGGAGCCGCGCGTCCCCTTCATTGTCATGGAGTGTCTGGAGGGCGAGTCCCTCTCCTCGCTGTTGGGGCGCGAGCGGCCGGACCTGCACCGCACCCTCGGCATCATGTCCGCCGTGGCCGCGGGTCTGGCGCATGCCCACGCGCACCAGGTCATCCACCGGGATCTCAAGCCCAGCAACGTCATCATCACGCGCGAGGGCTGCGTGAAGCTGCTCGACTTCGGGCTGGCGTACCTCGTGGCTCCGCGCTCACCGCTGGTGCCCTTCCTGCCCACGGCGGGCACGCCCGCGTACATGGCGCCGGAGCAGTGGCGCGGAGAGCCGCAGGACGAGCGCACCGACCTCTGGGCCGCGGGCGTCATGTTGTACGAGCTGCTCACCGGTGAGCTGCCCTTCGCCATGGTCTCGCTCGAGGAGATGCGCGCCCGGGTCCTCTCTGCCGAGCCGGTGCCTTCGGTGCGCACGCGGCGCCCCGAGGTGCCCGAGGAGGTGGCGCGGCTCGTGGCCTCCCTGCTGACCAAGGACCCCGGGCAACGGCTGCACAGCGCCGCCAGGCTCCGGGAGCGGCTGCACGCGCTGGAGGAGGAGCTCGGCCCCTGGCGCGAGCCCACCCGGCCCGTGCTCCCCCAGCGCCGGCACGTGACGCTGGTGTCCTTGCAGCTCTCGGGTCTCGCCGGGCAGCTCGATCCCGAAGACGCCGGTGAATTACAGGCGGCCTTCCATCAGGCGTGCGCGGAGCTGCTGCGCGAGCAGGAGGGCACCGTCGCGCTCTCCGTCGGAGACGAGGTGCTCGCCTGCTTCGGCTACCCCACGGCCCGCGAGGACGACTCGGTGCGCGCGGTGCACGCGGCGCTCCACCTCACCCAGGCCCTTCCGGAGCGGCTCCCGCAGCTGGCCCGCTTCGGACTCTCCGTGTCGGCGGGCATCCACACGGACCTGGTGGTGTTCGACGGCGGCTCGCTCCAGGGCGAGGCCCCACGCGTCGCCACCTGGCTGGCGCGGCGGGCCGGTCCCGGAGCCGTGGTGCTCGGCGATGCCACGTGGAAGCTGGTGCGAGGCGCCTTCGACACCGAGTCCCTCGGCCGTCACGCCGTCGAGGCGCTCTCGGGCAGCCTGTGCGTGGAGCCCCGCCGCGTGTTGCGAGAGCACAGGTCGGTGTGCCGGTTCGAGCGGGCCCTTTCGGCCGGCCTGAGTCCGCTCGTGGGACGCGAGCACGAGTTGGAGAAGCTGCGAGCCCTCTGGGAGCGGGCCCGGTGGGGAGCGGGGGCCTTCGTGCTGATCAGCGGCGAGGCGGGCGTCGGCAAATCCCGCCTCACGCAGGAGCTGCACGACGAGCTGCCCCTGGGGTCGAGCCACCGCCTGCTGTGCCAATGCTGGTCGCAGCTGAGCCATACCGCCTTCCATCCGCTCATCGAGATGCTGCGGCGCTTCTTCCAGCTCGAACCGGAGACCTCCGCCCCCGAGGGGCCACACGGATTGGAGGCTCGACTGGCGGGGCTCGGCGTGGAGCCGGAGCACGTGAAGCGGCTCGCGGAGTTGCTCGCACACCCCGTGGCGGAGAACACTCCGGTGGCCCTCGTGTCCGCGCTGGAGCAGCAACGCGAGCGCAAGCGGATGATGAACGAGGCCCTCCTGGCCCTGCTGCTGCGCCTGGCGGAGCCGCGGCCGGTGCTCCTCATCGTCGAGGATCTGCACTGGGCCGACCCTTCCACGCTGGAGCTGCTCGGCCTGCTGCGCGAGCACGTCCACGAAGCGAGGATGCTCGTCCTCCTCACCACCCGCCCCGAGCCGCTGCCCTCCTGGCCGCCGCGCCCGTGGTCGCACCGGCTCGTGCTCGACCGGTTGCGGACGGCCCACACGGAGACCCTGGTGCGGTGGATGGCCGGGAACCGGGAGCTGCCGGAGGAGACGGTCCACCAGCTCGCGGCCAGGACGGACGGCGTTCCGCTCTTCGTGGAGGAGCTGACGCGCATGGTGCTCGAGCAGGGCGCCTCGACGAGCCTGTCCTCCATCCCCGCCACCCTGCACGAGTTGCTGCTGGCCCGGCTGGATGCGCTCCCGCCCCGGCAGAAGTCCCTGGCGCAGCTCTGTGCCGTGGTGGGACGCGACTTCGACCTGGCCCTGCTCTCGCGCGTCTCGGCCCGGGACGAGGACTCGTTGCGGCGGGGTCTCGAGGAGCTGGTCTCGGCGAGGCTGCTCCGGCGGCGCGAGGAAGGAGACGGGGCCGGGTACCAGTTCCGGCACGCGCTCCTCCAGGAGGCCGCGTACCAGTCCCTGCCACGTGGCCTGCGGCGGCAGCACCACCGACGCATCGCCCAGGCGCTGCTGGAGCACTTCCCCGCGCGCGTGGAGTCCCGGCCCGAGGTGCTGGCCCACCACCGCACGGAGGCGGGTGACACCGTGGCGGCCATCCAGGCCTGGAAGCAGGCCGCGCAGCTCGCCATCCTGCGCCCGGCCAGCGCGGAGGCACTCTCACACCTCAAGCAGGCCATGCGGCTGATACAGGGCCTTCCGGACACGCCCGAGCGCCGGGCTGGGGAGCTGGAGCTGCTCAATGCGCTCGGCATGATGTTGATCGACACCCAGGGATTCGGCTCCCCCGAGTTGGAGCGGACCTATGCCCGGGGACTGGAGTTGCACCGGCAGATGGAGCAGGAGACTCCCCAGCACGTCATCCTCTGGATGGGGCTGTGCAACTACTTCCTCATCCGGGCGGAGTACCAGAAGGCAGCGGAGCTGGCCGAGCAGCTCGTGGCCCCGGGTCCCTCGCGGAGGGAGCCCCTGCTGCTCGCGCAGGGCCACCGGGCGCTGGGGCTCACGGCCATGCTGCGGGGCATCACCCATGTGGCCCTGGAGCACTTCGGGCGGCAGAAGCAGCTCCTGGAATCCAGTGAGGGGCTGCGTGTGGACTTCATCCAGGACATCTGGGTCGACCAGAAGGTGGATGCCTGGCTCCAGCTGTCCCTCACCCATGCACTCCGGGGTGAGCTGCGCGAGTCCCGGCGGTACGGCCACGAGGTCCTCGAGCTGACACGGGAGGGACGGTGCCCCTCCACCACCGTGGCCTATGGGTTGACCATGATGGCCGTCATCTGTCAGTGGCGCCGGGAGACGCGGAGCGCGTTGGAGCTGGCCGAGAAGGGGTTCGCCATCCTCGGAGTCAACGCGTTCAGACCCATGCATGCCTTCGCAAAGGGTGCTCGAGGCTGGGCGCTGACCCGGATGGGGCGGGAACAGGAAGGATTCGAGGAGCTGCGAAGGAGTGTGGAGCTCGCACGCGTCGTGGGGGTGAGGGTCATCCTGCCCTACGTCCTTGGCCTGCTCACCGAGGCCCACCTGCGCCAGGGGCAGCCACGGGAGGGTCTGGCCACCGTGGACGAGGCATTCCGGGAGGTGGAGGAGATAGGCGAACACTTCTTCGCGCCCGAACTGCACCGGCTCCGAGGGGAGCTGCTGAGGGCCTCGGGCCGGGAGGACGAGGCGTTGCGCTGCTTCCTCCGGGCAAGGGCGCTGGCCCACCGGCACGAGGCGGGTCTGAGACTGTTCGAGCTGCGGGCCACGGTGAGCCTGGGACGGCAGATGAGGGAGCTGGGCTGCCCGGAGCGGGCCCGGAGGAGACTGGCGCGAATCCTCGCCCACCTCGAACCGGACCCCGACTCGGTGGACCAGCGGGAAGCGCGGGAGCTTCTCGGCGCGCCCTGA